Proteins from a genomic interval of Acetomicrobium sp. S15 = DSM 107314:
- a CDS encoding OB-fold domain-containing protein produces MPGRTGARSGFFGRHGSGDGKGHLRLPAQGAGEIYTFTTIHVPPEGFEDKVPYTVVVVKLDEGTLVS; encoded by the coding sequence GGCGGACCGGCGCTCGGTCTGGCTTTTTTGGCCGCCATGGCTCAGGTGACGGGAAAGGACATCTACGCCTACCCGCACAGGGAGCTGGCGAGATTTATACCTTTACCACCATTCATGTTCCTCCTGAAGGTTTCGAGGACAAGGTTCCATACACAGTGGTAGTAGTTAAACTTGACGAAGGTACCCTTGTATC